From a single Schistosoma mansoni strain Puerto Rico chromosome 4, complete genome genomic region:
- a CDS encoding putative histone H2A produces MTLHWMFIGRQSSLEQTLKHSIPGCLILMDLFLNSIPLYICHAFYPVIVHLIYLAVVTLSLYLAYTIGHLDKTIPFPSNPTVLIGGHALLPNGYQDFSNISRIFIILLGAIFIGIMIHCILLTLVITRDFLASLCHQSTNIWYDSNDDIAYLMDNSTTTLDPISRQSSSAGIMSGRGKGGKAKTKSARADLQFPVGRVHRLLRKGNYAERVGAGAPVYLAAVLEYLAAEVLE; encoded by the exons CCCTTGAACAAACATTGAAACATAGTATACCTGGTTGTTTAATATTAAtggatttatttttaaacagtaTTCCATTATATATATGTCATGCATTCTATCCTGTTATTGTACATCTAATCTATTTGGCTGTTGTAACATTAAGCCTATATTTAGCATATACAATTGGTCATCTGGATAAAACTATACCGTTTCCTTCAAATCCAACTGTACTTATTGGTGGACATGCATTGTTACCAAATGGTTATCAagatttttcaaatatatcacgtatattcatcattttattAGGAGCTATCTTTATTGGTATTATGATTCATTGTATTCTATTAACACTAGTGATCACTAGAGATTTTCTTGCAAGTTTATGTCATCAAAGTACCAATATATGGTATGATTCTAATGATGATATAGCATATTTAATGGATAACAGTACAACGACATTAGATCCTATAAGTCGACAATCATCATCAGCTGGT ATAATGAGCGGACGCGGTAAAGGTGGCAAGGCTAAGACAAAGTCAGCGCGCGCCGACCTTCAGTTCCCTGTTGGTCGTGTACATCGCCTTCTACGTAAGGGCAATTACGCTGAGCGAGTTGGTGCTGGTGCTCCAGTTTATCTGGCTGCGGTTCTCGAATACCTGGCTGCTGAAGTTTTGGAGTAA